TTGCGGGGCCAGTAACTGGCGGGTAATCGCCTGCTGCGGCGCGCCATAGATCTGCCAGACCGGCCCCTGCTCAACAATATTGCCGTTATCCAGCACCGCTACCTGGTGGCACAGATCGTGGATCACCTCCATTTCATGGGTGATCAGCACAATGGTTATCTGGCGCTGGTGGTTGATGGTGCGCAGCAGATCAAGGATCGTGCGCGTAGTCTGGGGATCCAGCACAGAGGTGGCCTCATCACACAGCAGCAGCGTCGGGTTATGCACCAGCGCCCGGGCTATGCCCACGCGCTGTTTTTGCCCGCCGGACAGCTGCCCGGGCCAGGCGTGCTGGTGCTTTTCCAGCCCGACAAGCCCCAGTAGCTCATCTACCCGCTGGCGGCGCTCGCGGGCGGGCACCCCCGCAACACGCAGGGGCAGCTCGATATTCTGGCGCACGGTTTTGGCCGACAGCAAATTAAAGTGCTGAAAGATCATGCCGGTATTGCGCCGCCAGGCCACCAGCGCCTGCTCAGACAGGCGGCTGATATCGGTGCCGTCAATCACCACGCTCCCCAGGCCTGGCTCCTCCAGCCGGTTAAGGCAGCGGATAAGCGACGATTTCCCGGCGCCACTGCGCCCGATAATGCCGAAAATCGTCCCCCGGGGAATGACCAGATCAATCTGGTGCAGCGCGTCGGTCTGCTGGCCCGCGTAGCGCTTGGTCAGCCCGGAGACCTGTATATGGGGCTCGCCACGGGGCGGGCGGGCCGGGGCGTTTTGCGCCACGGCACTATGCTCAAAGGGGATACTGACCATCGTTACTGGCTCCATCCGGGTTGATAGAGTTTGCCGTAGAAGCTGTCCATGGTGGCTCTGACCGCCGGTGAATGCTGGTAAATATCGACAAATTTTTTCAGCCTGGGGTCATCCTCATGGCCCGGTTTTATCACGAACTGAATCACATACTCCGGGTGTTCGAGCCCGTCAAACAGCAGGGCGCTATTGGGGTCGATGGTGCCGGAAAGCTGCAGGTAGTGGGGGTAGCCCTGGGCGAGATCCACCTCATCCAGCGACCGGGAGAGCTGCACCGCTTCCACCTCAATGATCTTCAGCTGTTTCGGGTTGGCGGTAATATCCCCCGGGGTCGCATTCAGCCCGACACCGGGTTTCAGGGTGATGAGCCCCGCCTTCTGAAGCAGTAACAGCCCCCGGGCTTCGTTCACCGGATCGTTGGCCACCGCCACTGTACCGCCCTGGGGGATCTGATCGAACGCGGTGTGTTTTTTCGAATAGAGCCCCACATTGTTAATAATGGCCGGGGCATAGGGGACCAGGTTAAAGCCGCCCGCTTTATTGGCGTTTGCCAGGAACGGCTTATGCTGGAACAGGTTAACGTCAATATCCCCGTTCGCCACGCTGACATTCGGTGCGGTCCAGTCGGTAAACTCAATCAGTTTCACCTCCAGCCCCTGTTTGCGCGCTTCCGCGACGGCGGTTTCCAGCGGCGGGGCCAGGGCGGCAGTGGTGCCCACCTTCAGAGGGCCGGAATAGGTTGCCCCCCAGGCGGTGGCGGTCAGGCCAAGTAACGCGGCAAGCAGTGTGTATTTTATGCGCATATCTGTCAGGCTCCCTGAGTTGTCGTGTACGGGTGCCGCCAGCGGGCGGCGGGGTGGCGTTCCGGCAGGCGATCGCTGCCGAACAGTTTGTGGCGCAGTGTTCCCGGGGTATACGCCGTTTTATAACGACCGCGTTGTTGTAATTCCGGCACCACCAGTTGAATAAAATCCTGGTAGCTCTGGGGGTTCACAATGCGGGTCAGATTAAAGCCGTCGATATCGCCTTCGTCTGCCCAGCGGATCAGGGCGTCTGCCACCTGAGCGGGATCTCCGGTAATAATCGGGTAGCGGCTGCCAAGGGCGTGCTGATCAAGCAACTGGCGGCGGGTCCAGCCGCTGTAGGTACTGCTGACGGACTCAATGCCCCCGCCCGGGGCCATTGAGATCGGCTGATCAAGGCCAAAACGCGCCAGATCGATATTGATCGAGCTGGAAAAGTGCGCCAGCCCCGCCTCCGGACTGGCGGCGGCCAGGTAGTGGTCCCGCTTTTCCCGGGCCTGGCGCGCTGTCGGGGCGACAATAACGCCAACCCCCATAAAAATTTTAATATCGCCGGGCTTGCGACCTGCATCCACCGCCGCCTGGCGCAAGAGCCGGGTTTTGTCCCGCATGGCCTCGGGGGTACTGCCGTTGACAAAGGTGCACTCTGCGTGGCGCCCGGCAAACTGGATCCCCCGCCGGGAGGTGCCCGCCTGAAACAGCAGCGGTGTGCGCTGGGGCGAGGGGGCACTCAGGTGGTAGCCGCTCATCTGGTAAAATTCGCCCCGGTGGTTGATCAGGTGGATTTTGTCCGGATCCGCATAGCGGCGGCGGGCCGGATTGTTATCCAGCGCGTCCTCTTCCCAGCTGCCTTCCCACAGTTTGTAGTTCACGTCGAGAAATTCATCTGCCTGATCGTAGCGCCGGTCATGCTGCTGCTGGGCGGTGTGGCCCATCGCCCGGGCGGCGCTGTCCAGATACCCGGTCACCACATTCCAGCCGATACGCCCGCCGGTAAGATGGTCAAGGGTCGAAAAGCGCCGGGCGAAAGGATAGGGAGCCTCATAGCTGAGGTTCGCGGTGACCCCGAACCCCAGGTTACGGGTCACGCTGGCCATGGCGGAAATCAGCATCAGCGGATCGTTGACCGGTAACTGAATCGCCTCCCGGGCGGTGAGATCAATATTGCCCCGGTAGACGTCATACACCCCGAGGATATCCGCCAGGAAAAGGCCGTCGAACAGGCCCGCTTCCAGGGTTCTGGCCAGATCCAGCCAGTAGTCCAGCTGGTTGAAGTCCGCAGAGCGGTCGCCGGGGTAGGTCCACATGCCGTGGTGGATATGGCCCACACAATTCATTGAAAACGCGTTCAGCAGGATAGGTTTCACAGGGTCCCCCTGCGGGCGGGGAGCACGCCATTGAGAACATAGTGGCCAATGGCCGGGTATTTCCAGCGCACCGGATCATGCAGGGTGTGTGTCCGGGCATTACGCCAGTGGCGGGAAAGATTGTACTGCTCCAGGGTTGCGCGGGTGCCGGAGAGCTCAAACAGCAGGCTGGCGGCCTCCAGGGCCACTTCAGTGGTCCATGCCCGGGCTTTGGCCACCTCGATGGACGCTCTGGCTACCTGCCGGGCATCGGGCTGTTGCTGAGCGTCATCCACGGCCAGGCCCGCCGTGTGGAGCAGGGCATCTGCGGCGCTTAACCGGCTGGCCAGCAGGCCGGTGCGATCGAGTGTCAGCGGATCCCGGGTGGCACTGTCAACGCCGGCATCCGGCCAGGGGCGGGCCTGGTGGCGTAAAAACGCCAGCATATCCCGGAAGGCTGCCCGGGCGATGCCCTGATCAATGGCCGCATGGAGTAGCTGCGCCAGCGGACCGACGGTGGTCGGGCGCTCAAAGGCGCTCTGAAACGGCACGATATCCTCTTCACTGACCGGTACGGCGGTTAAACTGACGCTGCCGCTACCGGTGGTGCGCTGGCCGAAGCCGCTCCAGTCATCGGTAATGGTCAGCCCCGGCGCATGACGGGGAATAAACACCAGCTGCTCTTTACCGTCTTCCCCCAGTGCAGCCGTGGGCACCCGATCGGCGAACAGCGCCCCGGTGGCGTAGAATTTATTGCCGTCCACCTGCCAGTGTTTGCCCCGGCGGGAGAGACGGGTAGTACGCTGGTGGGCGCCGGCGCCGGAAAATTCCGCCAGCGCATTGCCCAGGTGAACCCCGTTGAGGATCTCCTGATATAAACGCTGCTGCTGGTGGTGGGCGGCGTTCACGCGCAGCACTTCGAGGGCGTAGAAATGGTTCTGGGGAACCTGGCCTATGGCGCTGTCGGCCTCACTGAGCAGGGCAATAATGTGCGCCAGCTGCGCATTACTGATGGCGATGCCGCCCCACTGACGGGGCACGGTAATAGCGCCCAGCCCGCTGCGGAACAGGCGGGCCAGCTCCTGATGGGGCAGCTGGCGCTGCTGATCGCGCCGGGCGGCGCCTTCTCTGAAGCTGTCCGCCAGCTGGTGTGCCACCTCAAGGGCCTGGCTGGCACTGGTAATGAGCGTGGCCTGGTGTTTGGGAGATACGGTTGTGGTCATAGTGGGTCCTTAAATCCAGGCATGACGGGCAGGGAACTCCCCGTTCAGGTAATAGTTGCCGATGGCGTGATGCTTCCAGCGCACCGGATCGTGCAGAGTGTGGGTGCGGGCGTTACGCCAGTGGCGATCCAGCCCGTGGCGCAGCAGGGTGGCGCGACTTCCGCCCCATTCCAGGAGCTTTTCGCTGGCGCGCAGGGCAATTGCAGTGGTGAGCACTTTGGCCTCGGCCACGGCAATTGAGGCGTGGGCCGTGCTGGCATCTGTCAGCGGCCGGGCGATCACCTCATCCACTATGCTTGCGGCCCGCTGCAGCAGCGCCAGGGCGGCGCTGAACTCCGTATGCAGGCGGCCCACATCCGCCACCAGGTAGGGATCATCCGCATTACGGGTGAATCCCATTTCGACGGCGTCGATCCACGGGCGTGAACTTTGCTGAATAAACAGGCTGGCGTCTTCCAGCGCCCCCTGGGCGATACCCGCGTCAATGGCGGCCTGAATCAGCTGCGAGACGGCACCACGCAGGGTGGGCTTATCCCCGCCCGGGGCGGGAATGACCAGTGCCGGATCCACCCATACATCCTCAAGGCGCACCGTGCCGCTGGCGGTGGTGCGCTGGCCCATGCCTGACCAGTCATCAATAACGCTGACACCGGCCTGGTGGCGGGGAACAAACGCCATCACCGGGGTCTGGTTATCATCAAGGGCGGTGATTACCACCAGATCGGCAAACAGGGCACCGGTGGAGTAAAACTTCTCCCCCTCCAGGCGCAGCTCACCGTTACGTTTGCGCAGCCGGGCGAGGATCTCCCGGGTATGGCGGCTGTTTTTTTCCGGCCCGCCATTTCCCAGGCGCTGGCCCTGGCTGATGGCACCAAATAAACGGGCCTGTTGCTGGGGGGTGCCTTCGGCCAGAATAATATTAATAATGCCAAAATGATTTTGAGGTATCTGGCCCAGGGCAGGATCCGCAGCGGAAATAATTCGGAATATATCGGCAACGGTGGAATATCCCAGCCCGCCACCACCAAACTGACGCGGTACGGAAATACTGCCTAAACCGCTGGCTGAAAACTGGTGAATAAGATCAGTGGCGTACAGCCGCTGCTGGTCGCGCTCTGCGGCCCCGGCGCGCGCCTGCCCGGCCAGTTCCGTGGCGGCGCATAATGCGTCTTCATGGCGGGTTAATACCCGGGCCGCGGTAATATTATCTTCGATGACTGTCATGGTTAATGCCTTATTTCAGGGTGCAGGTGACCGCCGGACTAATAACTTATTAATTAGTCTGGAAATACGTTCTGCCGGAATGTAATACCAATGTTAAACGCCCGCAGAAGGGTGAGTAAATACCTGCGGTTAGCTGATCTTCAGTAATGGATATTCGCCGGGTAAATAAGCGGGCTGGCCTCCTGTTTCCCTGGGAATAACGGGGCCCGGACCAGCTGCTATGCTCAGTGAGGGCAATCATAATCAGGAGCAGCATCATGACGGTCAAGGTTTCAGGCTATGGGGTGCTTTCCCCCACGGCGCCAGTGGCACCTCTCCAGTTTTCACGGCGTACACCGCGGGCAGATGATGTGGTGATTGATATTCTCTATTGCGGTGTCTGCCATTCGGACCTCCACCAGGCCCGTAATGACTGGGGGGGCAGCCAGTATCCCCTGGTGCCGGGCCATGAAATTACCGGTGTGGTCAGTGCGGTGGGGCCGGAGGTCACCCGGTTTAAGCCCGGGGATAATGTCGGGGTTGGCTGCATGGTGGATGCCTGTCGCACCTGCGATCCTTGCCGCCAGGGGCTGGAACAGTATTGTCAGCAGGGGCCGGTTCTGACCTATAACGGGATGGATCGCCATGATCATATGCCCACTTACGGCGGGTATTCACGCTCAATCACCTGTAGCGAGAATTTTGTGTTGCGGATCCCCCGGGGGCTGCCGCTGGACGGCGCCGCGCCACTCCTGTGTGCCGGGATCACAACCTGGTCCCCGCTGCGCCACTGGCGGGTGAATCACAACAGTAAAGTGGCGGTGGTCGGCCTTGGCGGGCTTGGCCATATGGCGCTGAAACTGGCCCATGCTCTGGGGGCGGAGGTGACATTATTTACCCGCTCACCGGGAAAAGAGGCCGATGCCCTGCGTCTCGGGGCGCACCATGTGGTGCTCTCTACCGATGCGGCGCAAATGGCGGCGGTGGGCGGACAATTTGATGTCATTATCGATACGGTGCCCTGTGAGCACGATATTAACCCCTATCTGCCGACCCTGACGCTCGACGGTACGCTGGTGTTTGTTGGCCTGCTGGGGGATATGACGCCGCCTGTCAGTACCGTGCCGATGATCCTCGGGCGTCGCGCTGTGGCGGGCTCCTGTATTGGTGGTATTGCCGAAACCCAGGAGATGCTCGATTTCTGTGCTGAGCATGGCGTGGTCTCTGATATTGAGGTGATTGATATTGCCACCATTAATGATGCCTGGCAGCGAATGCAGAAGAGCGACGTTAAATACCGGTTTGTTATCGATATGAAAACCCTCATCTGACTTTTTTGCGCGCCGGGCGGTGCCGGTTTCGTTTTATCGCCAGGTTACCCCGCTGCGGATGCCACTTATACTGCCTTTTTATAAATCAGGTAGTTGCCGGGAAATGGAGTGGTTATGCAGCAATATATCTATCTTATTGAGCAGGACGGCCCCGTGCGGGAGGTGGCAGGGCAGGCACTGCACGCGGCGGGCTGGCAGTGCCGGAGCTATACCAGTGCCAGCCAGTTTCGCCTGGCAAATCCGCAGTTAACACCGCTTTGTGGCTGTGTGCTGGCGGATGTGCGCCACGCGGGGGAATATGCGCTTATTCACCTTGAGGAGTGGCGGGCCCAGGGGCTGATTATCCCGGTGATTCTTATGAGCCGCCACGCCACTGTTGGCCTGTGTCGTCAGGCGTTTCGCCAGGGGGCGTTTGATTTTCTGCCTAAGCCGCTGGAGATGAACATACTGCTGGATACCGTGGGCGATGCGCTGGAGCATCAGCGAAGGGGCCACCTTCACCAGCGGCGGCGGCAGGATTTGCGCGGCAAGCTGGCATTACTCACCCCCCGGGAAAAGGACGTGCTGGCCCAGATCATGTGCGGCAAGGCCAGCAAGGAAATTGCCCGGTTTCTGACGCTTTCTCCCCGCACCGTGGAGGCGCACCGGGCGAGTATTTTCAGTAAACTGGAAGTGAACACCGTCACCAAACTTCTTACCCGCTATAGCGATGTTTACCCGCCAGGGCCGCGCTCTCGCGCCGGGTCCTGGTAATCCTGCTTATAGCCAGCCAGCTGTTCCTCTTTTATTGTCCGTTATTCCTTTTCCTGACTATGGAGCTGACAATAATGAAAGTGATTTCAACGGGTATCCTTCTTGCCGGTTGCCTGGCGCTCCCCGCCATGGCGGATGGCGTTCTCAGCAGTAAAAACCTCTCCCTTGAGCTGGCGGATAAGCTGGCCAGCCAGACCATCAGCGCCTGTAACGCGAAAGGTTACCAGGTCAGCGTGACGGTTCTTGATCGCGCCGGTATCCCGCTGGTGATGAAAAAGATGGATAACGCCGGCCCCCACACGGTGAAAGCCAGCCGCATGAAGGCGTATACGGCGCTCTCGACGAAGAATCCGTCCGAGAATGTTATGAAAAGCGCCCAGAGTAACGCCGCGGCAGAAAACCTGCGCAATATTCCCGGGTTCCTGCTGCTGGCGGGTGGGGTTCCTGTGAAAGTGGGTACTGAGACCATCGGCGCTATCGGGGTGGGGGGAGCACCCGGCGGGCATCTTGATCAGCAGTGCGCGACCGACGCGCTGGCCGCCAGTGCCGCTGCACTGAAAGCCTGAGCCTGACCACAAGCCGCCACCCGTATGTGGCGGCTTTTTACCATGTTAAGCAGAAGGAATTGCCCGTGAAGATCTGTTTTCCGGCCCGCAAGGCGAATGGTAAAGACTACAGCACGCTGGATGAGATGATGATTCAGGTGGGACGTGAACCTCACGGCACCTGGCTGGCAGGCACCAATGGCATGTGGCACGGCGGCATTCATATCAGCCGTGAAAGTGCACCGTCGTCCTTTCTGACACCTGAAAACATTGATACGGCGGAGCCGCTGCCGTTTATGGTCGGGGGGGAGGTGGTGGCTTACCGCCTGAACAGTCAGTATCTGACCGATACCTGGCTGGGGCAGACGCTGCAGTATTCCAGTACGTTTGTACTGGTGAAATCGGTCTGTACGCCCGATCCGACTAAACCGGCTAACAGTCTGGAGTTTTACTCGCTTTATCTCGGGCTGACACCGCCATCAGACTTTCCGGTGCTTCCGTGCTATCAGGTTACCGTGCAGGGCAATAGACTGCGTTGCCATCATTACAGCGGGCAGGAGAAGGCAGGCGAGCTGGCACCGGCGCCAACCGGAAAAACGCTGACGACCGGGCAGAAAGTTGTGGTATTACGTGAAAACCACTTTGGGCTGGGCGGACATACCCTGACCTTCGGACTTGCCCGGCTTCTGAATGAACATAACGAGATGACCGGGAATGCCTTCTGGGTGTCGGTCGACCCGTTGTATATGATCCCGAACGGTAAACATACAGCACACCTTCCGGCATGGATGCAGCAGGCCATAAAGCAGCGAACCTATGACGCTGTGATGAAGCCCGCCACCAGAATAACAGTTGCCGCCGGTGATGCGGTGGGCTTCCTCGGGAAAGATATTATCCCTGGTGCTCTGAATAAGACGCAGACAGATCCGTATGTGCATATCGAGGTGCTCAGTACCGATGGCCGGCTGCCGGATTTTCTGCGTAATGCCGCCAGCGTCACGAGTGGGGAGAAATATCTTCATATTCACCCGGAGAGCTTTTTGTATACCCGCAACGGGGACATCTTTACCAAAACCAGAGGAAAGGTACGGAAAGATATTCACAAAATTCTGCCACAGGCTAAATGCCCGTCATTCACTGACAATGCTGGCAAGCGCTGGTTTGATATAGGGCAGGGGGCCTGGCTGAGCGGCGACGACGTGGATGCAGATATCGGCCAGTATGACCTGACAAAACGGGGATTCTCGGCGTTTGAGCAGTCAGCCACGGCCAGTATGGAAAAATCCCTGCATGAGAACTGGGTAAAATCGGCGTTCAGCTATCTTTCAGAGTGGGTGCGACCAGAACGTGGTATTCGTGAAATGCAGGTGTCGAATTATTATCAGGCGCTGATCCGTAAGATGGATCTGAACTGCGATGGCGAACTGTCCGGGCACGAGCTGCATGTGGCCCTGCAGTATCCGGAGATGGACGTGAGGGATCTGGTTGCCGGTCTGGTTATCAAACACGACAGTGAGTGGTCTGGTGGTAGCAGTCACCTGCGCTGGACGGACTATCTCAAAAACATGGATATGCTGCTGTCTGGTTATGTCAGAACGTGGCTCGACAAAATGGAGTGGATGAGTCAGGTACCGCCTTTCGATGAGGGAAAACCCGTCTGGCATATGCATCCGGTGAAGTTTCTTGATGCTATTGCGGTTAAAGACGCAGGCAGGATCACAGTGTCGATGCTCAGAAAAATATGGACGAGTGAAAATAACGTGAGTGATTCTGTTTTGCAGCAAGTTGCTGACGAACTGAATGCCAACCTGGATTTGTGCCACCTTAATACAGAAGAAAGACTGTATCACTTTATGGCTCAGGTTTATCAGGAAACGGGGCCGAAATTCTCTATTATCGAGAGCTTTGATTATTCTGCGTCCAGGCTCCCGAACCTGTTTTTATATTATCGCTTGCATCCAGAAGAGCAACTTTTGGATGGGCGAACTGAAAACCACAAGGCTAATCAAGTTAATATTGCAAACAAAGCCTACGGCGGTCGAAATGGCAATCATATGCCAAATGATGGTTGGGATTATCGAGGCCGAGGTATGAAACAATTGACAGGGCGCTATAACTATCGCGTATTTACTCAGTATAGTTCTAAGGTGTGGGGGGAATCTCTTGATTTTGAAGAGCAGCCAGAACTAGTATCCTCATCCATAAAGCAAGCAGTGCGTTCTGCTTTGTTTTTTTGGGATAGGTATGAGTTATACAAGAAAGCAGATGGCGGGGTTACTCGTGCTGCAAGCGAAGCTATAACCGACGTTGTAAACTCTGGCACTGACTCTAGAGCATTAAGGTATAATAATCTAATCAGGTTTAGCCATGAAAAAATATTCGGTGATGTATTTTAAATTGACGTAGGTATAACCCGATGTTCTATTTATACAAAGACTCAAACTGGTCTTTTATTGTACTATCAACACATTTTATTTTTGCGATCCGCGAGCCGTTTTTTGTTACGTAGATACCAGAAAATGTTTTCTCGGAGGGGACGTTGATATCACTTAAAACTGTAACAGTATATGCGTATTCGCCATTTTTAAATATTACGTTATTGTAAATATATGGACCGGATTTGTTAGCCAGTATTACATTACGCGAAAACATTCCAGGAATTTCATTGTTGTAAAGGTTTTCTTTCAGTACAATATCTTTTTTCTTGTCTGTTCCATATGAGTAATATAATACATCATCATTTCTTAATATTTCTACCTTTTTATTTTGAATCGTATAACATTGAAAAATCAAGCTATCAGAGGCACTTGATTGATATGTGGTTATTAATAAAGAAATAGACATTAATACCTTTATCAGTAACGTTTTCATTTTTCCTCCTTTTACTTAGGATCATATCCCATAAATGTTTTTCTTGAGAACCATCCAGTATGAGAGTCATGTCCTTGCTTGTAAACAAAGAAACACATGGGAAGATGGTCTTATCAAGGTTAAGTCAATTGGGTAACTGCTTAACTGGCTTGGTGGTGCGCAGATACCAAATACAGTCCTTTCAGTGTAGCCGCAGTCAGGTCACTACTTCAAGAACTCTCATATCTAAATCTACCTTGTTCAGTTAAATGACTACCGCAACTGGTGATTTGTCGTGTCTTTCAGGCCTGGATTCAAGAAAAGCTACCTGGACGGGAG
This Shimwellia blattae DSM 4481 = NBRC 105725 DNA region includes the following protein-coding sequences:
- a CDS encoding methionine ABC transporter ATP-binding protein, whose amino-acid sequence is MVSIPFEHSAVAQNAPARPPRGEPHIQVSGLTKRYAGQQTDALHQIDLVIPRGTIFGIIGRSGAGKSSLIRCLNRLEEPGLGSVVIDGTDISRLSEQALVAWRRNTGMIFQHFNLLSAKTVRQNIELPLRVAGVPARERRQRVDELLGLVGLEKHQHAWPGQLSGGQKQRVGIARALVHNPTLLLCDEATSVLDPQTTRTILDLLRTINHQRQITIVLITHEMEVIHDLCHQVAVLDNGNIVEQGPVWQIYGAPQQAITRQLLAPQHDHLPEALAATLSPARRGPDCRLLVRLRYNGNGATPDTGQVNAAIPGGATLMRSDIEWVSNRPVGQLLLLLNPAISAAQLTNLPAGLADNIEVAGYVSGF
- a CDS encoding MetQ/NlpA family ABC transporter substrate-binding protein, whose amino-acid sequence is MRIKYTLLAALLGLTATAWGATYSGPLKVGTTAALAPPLETAVAEARKQGLEVKLIEFTDWTAPNVSVANGDIDVNLFQHKPFLANANKAGGFNLVPYAPAIINNVGLYSKKHTAFDQIPQGGTVAVANDPVNEARGLLLLQKAGLITLKPGVGLNATPGDITANPKQLKIIEVEAVQLSRSLDEVDLAQGYPHYLQLSGTIDPNSALLFDGLEHPEYVIQFVIKPGHEDDPRLKKFVDIYQHSPAVRATMDSFYGKLYQPGWSQ
- a CDS encoding LLM class flavin-dependent oxidoreductase produces the protein MKPILLNAFSMNCVGHIHHGMWTYPGDRSADFNQLDYWLDLARTLEAGLFDGLFLADILGVYDVYRGNIDLTAREAIQLPVNDPLMLISAMASVTRNLGFGVTANLSYEAPYPFARRFSTLDHLTGGRIGWNVVTGYLDSAARAMGHTAQQQHDRRYDQADEFLDVNYKLWEGSWEEDALDNNPARRRYADPDKIHLINHRGEFYQMSGYHLSAPSPQRTPLLFQAGTSRRGIQFAGRHAECTFVNGSTPEAMRDKTRLLRQAAVDAGRKPGDIKIFMGVGVIVAPTARQAREKRDHYLAAASPEAGLAHFSSSINIDLARFGLDQPISMAPGGGIESVSSTYSGWTRRQLLDQHALGSRYPIITGDPAQVADALIRWADEGDIDGFNLTRIVNPQSYQDFIQLVVPELQQRGRYKTAYTPGTLRHKLFGSDRLPERHPAARWRHPYTTTQGA
- a CDS encoding SfnB family sulfur acquisition oxidoreductase codes for the protein MTTTVSPKHQATLITSASQALEVAHQLADSFREGAARRDQQRQLPHQELARLFRSGLGAITVPRQWGGIAISNAQLAHIIALLSEADSAIGQVPQNHFYALEVLRVNAAHHQQQRLYQEILNGVHLGNALAEFSGAGAHQRTTRLSRRGKHWQVDGNKFYATGALFADRVPTAALGEDGKEQLVFIPRHAPGLTITDDWSGFGQRTTGSGSVSLTAVPVSEEDIVPFQSAFERPTTVGPLAQLLHAAIDQGIARAAFRDMLAFLRHQARPWPDAGVDSATRDPLTLDRTGLLASRLSAADALLHTAGLAVDDAQQQPDARQVARASIEVAKARAWTTEVALEAASLLFELSGTRATLEQYNLSRHWRNARTHTLHDPVRWKYPAIGHYVLNGVLPARRGTL
- a CDS encoding SfnB family sulfur acquisition oxidoreductase: MTVIEDNITAARVLTRHEDALCAATELAGQARAGAAERDQQRLYATDLIHQFSASGLGSISVPRQFGGGGLGYSTVADIFRIISAADPALGQIPQNHFGIINIILAEGTPQQQARLFGAISQGQRLGNGGPEKNSRHTREILARLRKRNGELRLEGEKFYSTGALFADLVVITALDDNQTPVMAFVPRHQAGVSVIDDWSGMGQRTTASGTVRLEDVWVDPALVIPAPGGDKPTLRGAVSQLIQAAIDAGIAQGALEDASLFIQQSSRPWIDAVEMGFTRNADDPYLVADVGRLHTEFSAALALLQRAASIVDEVIARPLTDASTAHASIAVAEAKVLTTAIALRASEKLLEWGGSRATLLRHGLDRHWRNARTHTLHDPVRWKHHAIGNYYLNGEFPARHAWI
- a CDS encoding NAD(P)-dependent alcohol dehydrogenase, which translates into the protein MTVKVSGYGVLSPTAPVAPLQFSRRTPRADDVVIDILYCGVCHSDLHQARNDWGGSQYPLVPGHEITGVVSAVGPEVTRFKPGDNVGVGCMVDACRTCDPCRQGLEQYCQQGPVLTYNGMDRHDHMPTYGGYSRSITCSENFVLRIPRGLPLDGAAPLLCAGITTWSPLRHWRVNHNSKVAVVGLGGLGHMALKLAHALGAEVTLFTRSPGKEADALRLGAHHVVLSTDAAQMAAVGGQFDVIIDTVPCEHDINPYLPTLTLDGTLVFVGLLGDMTPPVSTVPMILGRRAVAGSCIGGIAETQEMLDFCAEHGVVSDIEVIDIATINDAWQRMQKSDVKYRFVIDMKTLI
- a CDS encoding response regulator transcription factor → MQQYIYLIEQDGPVREVAGQALHAAGWQCRSYTSASQFRLANPQLTPLCGCVLADVRHAGEYALIHLEEWRAQGLIIPVILMSRHATVGLCRQAFRQGAFDFLPKPLEMNILLDTVGDALEHQRRGHLHQRRRQDLRGKLALLTPREKDVLAQIMCGKASKEIARFLTLSPRTVEAHRASIFSKLEVNTVTKLLTRYSDVYPPGPRSRAGSW
- a CDS encoding GlcG/HbpS family heme-binding protein, giving the protein MKVISTGILLAGCLALPAMADGVLSSKNLSLELADKLASQTISACNAKGYQVSVTVLDRAGIPLVMKKMDNAGPHTVKASRMKAYTALSTKNPSENVMKSAQSNAAAENLRNIPGFLLLAGGVPVKVGTETIGAIGVGGAPGGHLDQQCATDALAASAAALKA